The stretch of DNA CTGCCCCGTTCGTGTTCGCGCGTGCCGGTGTTGAAGCAAGGGAGATCGAGCCGTGGACCGAGGGCGCCGAGACCTGGCGGCGATTGGCCGTGACGTTCCCGAAATCCAACGCAAACCACAATGCCGAGCAGGTCTTCTACTTCGACGAAGCGTTCATGCAGCGGCGCATGGATTACTCGCCAGACGTCACCGGCAGCCCGCCGGTAGCGCACTACAGCGACGATCACCGGACCTTCGACGGCTTCGTCTTCCCAACGCATCGACGCGTCTACCTGCATGACGCCAATGGCGTCGCGGACAAGAGCTTCGCGCCCATCACGATGGACGTGAGATCCATCGTCCTCGAAAGCGCCTAGAACACGGAGAAGGGAATGAACGCATTCAACAAGGCGCTCGCAGCGACTGCGGGCGGGCTGCTGATCGCGGCGAACTGCTTCGCACAGGGTCCGACGTCACTGGTGGTGCCCGTCGAGAATGAGCCCGCCCCCAGGTTGATCGTGGGGCAACCACTGCCGGGACCACTCGCGACCGGCGTCGCCTACATCCCGTACCGGGTGGAGAACCTGCGCATCCTTCCTGTCGGCGGACCCCATTCTAAGAACGTCTCGCCACGAATAGGCCACCTGCACATCACCGTCGACGACCTGCCGTGGGCATGGGCGGACTACGGCCGCAGCGACACCATCATTCTGGTCAACCTGCCTCGTGGCGAACACAAAGTTCTGATCGAGGCGGTCGATCCTGAGGGTGGGCTGCTGACCTCGCAAACCGTGAAGTTCAATTCGCCGGGGAAGCCGGCCGGACGCTGACCGCAAAGGAACAACCATGAATCGCAAGACCAAACTCTGGATTGCCTCGGCAGCGGCTGCGCTTGCTGTCGTGGCAGGCGTCGCCATCGGCGCTCAAGACAAGTACGCACTCGTATCGCCCAGCGGAGTCGCGTTCGCCGACTTCAAGGGTTACGAGGACTGGGCGGTGGTGTCCTCTGCGAAGACCGATGTACTGAAAGTGATCGTCGCCAACCCGATCATGATCAAGGCGTACAAGTCCGGCATTCCGGGCAACGGCCAACCGTTCCCTGATGGGGCCAAGATCGCGAAGCTCCAGTGGAAGCCGAAGAAGAGCACCGACGCCCCGTTCGATGTCGACGTGCCGGACGTCTTCACGCAGGCCTTCCTGATGGAGAAGGACAGCAAGCGGTTTCCGAAGAGCGGCGGCTGGGGGTATGCGCTGTTCAACTACAGCGCTGCCAATGACACGATGACGGTCGATCCGACGGGCGTCTCGGATTGTGGTCATGCCTGCCATGTGAAGGTGGCCGACAAGAACTACATCTTCCATCCGTATCAGAAGCGCTGATCACCTGCGCGATGCCGGTCTACGAGCTGCGCGCCGCGGGTACCTCCGCCGACGAGGTGCGCGAGTACCTGCGCAGCAGC from Lysobacter arenosi encodes:
- a CDS encoding cytochrome P460 family protein — encoded protein: MNRKTKLWIASAAAALAVVAGVAIGAQDKYALVSPSGVAFADFKGYEDWAVVSSAKTDVLKVIVANPIMIKAYKSGIPGNGQPFPDGAKIAKLQWKPKKSTDAPFDVDVPDVFTQAFLMEKDSKRFPKSGGWGYALFNYSAANDTMTVDPTGVSDCGHACHVKVADKNYIFHPYQKR
- a CDS encoding DUF6130 family protein; the protein is MNAFNKALAATAGGLLIAANCFAQGPTSLVVPVENEPAPRLIVGQPLPGPLATGVAYIPYRVENLRILPVGGPHSKNVSPRIGHLHITVDDLPWAWADYGRSDTIILVNLPRGEHKVLIEAVDPEGGLLTSQTVKFNSPGKPAGR